One Candidatus Symbiobacter mobilis CR genomic window, GGCGTCGATGCCATCATCTTGGCGGATCCGGGGCTGATGGAATACGCAGCGCGGCGCCATCCACAACTGCGTTTGCACCTGTCCGTGCAGGGGTCGGCCACAAACTACGAGGCCATCGAGCTGTACCGCAGGCACTTTGGCGTGGCGCGCGCGGTGTTGCCCCGGGTGCTCTCGATCGTGCAAGTCGAACAGGTGCTCGACAAAACCGCCGTCGAGATCGAGATTTTTGGATTCGGGAGCCTGTGCGTGATGGTCGAAGGCCGCTGCGCCCTGTCCTCGTATGTGACGGGGGAGGCCCCCAATACCCACGGCGTATGTTCCCCCGCCAAGGCAGTGCGTTGGATCGAGACGGAACAGGGGAGGGAGTCGCGCCTCAACGGTGTGCTGATCGACCGCTACGCGCCAGGGGAAAGCGCAGGCTACCCCACCCTGTGCAAGGGCCGTTTCGATGTGGAGGGGGAGCGCAATGTCTACGCCATTGAAGAGCCGACAAGCCTGAACACCTTGGCATTGCTGCCGGAATTGCTGCGTATCGGGGTGCGCGCCATCAAGGTGGAAGGCCGCCAGCGCAGCCCGGCCTATGTGGCGCAGGTGGCAGCCGTTTGGCGCGCTGCTATCGATGACTGTGTGCGCAACCCTGCGCGGTATGCACCCCGGCCCGAGTGGGTGGCTGCGCTCGATCGCGTTGCCGAAGGCCAGCAGCACACCCTGGGCGCGTACCACCGCCCGTGGAAATAGGCGATGCAGGATCGACCGATACACCTCTCATGCAGCGACCGATAGCTCCATCGATAACGCAACCAGTAGAGCGACCCATGCATATCGCACTAGGCCCGCTGCTGTACTACTGGCCGCGCCAGGACGTGTTGCGTTTCTATGCAGCCGTCGCCCAGTCTTGCGTGGACATCGTCTACCTGGGGGAGGCCGTCTGCTCGCGGCGCCACGAGTTGCGGCTGGCGGACTGGCTTGCGCTGGCGCAGGAATTGCGGCAGGCGGGCAAGGAAGTTGTCCTATCGACCCAGGTGTTGCTGGAGTCTGGGTCCGACGTTGCGGCGATGCGCAAGGTCGTCGAAAACGGGGTGTTTCTGGTCGAAGCCAACGATATGGGCGCGGTGGGCTGCCTGCATGGCCAAGGCCCTTTCGTCGCCGGGCCGCATCTGAACATCTACAACCTGCCGACGCTGCAATGGATGGTGCGGGCGGGAGCGCAGCGCTGGGTGGTTCCCCTGGAAATGGGGCAGGCCGATTTGGCCTTGGTGTTGTCCGAAGGGGGGGCGACGGTGCAGACTGAAGTCTTTGCGTTTGGCCGCTTGCCGCTGGCGTTTTCTGCACGCTGCTTCACCGCACGCCACTACGACGTGCCCAAGGACGATTGCCGTTTTCGCTGCATCGACCACCCGGACGGGCTGCTCGTCCGTACCAGGGAGGATGCGCCCTTTCTCGTACTCAACGGCATCCAGACGCAATCCGACCACGTCCACTCCCTGCTCGGCGAATGCATGCAACTGCGTGCGATGGGGGTTCATGCGGTGCGCGTCAGCCCGCAATCCCAGCACACCTTGCGCATCGTCGAATTGTTCCGCACGGTGATCGACGGGAACACCCCTGTTGTGGATGCGATGGAAGAAGTCACCACGCTGATGGGTGGAAGGCCCTGCAACGGCTATTGGTACGGCAAGCCTGGCATGGAGTGGGTACGGCCTGCAAGCAGTTAGGGGGCGGGGCTGCGTGCGGAAAAGTACGCTGTGATGCATGGTTATACTGTACAAAAATACAGTACTACCATGCATTGCAAAGCACACATTTTGGGCCATAGGCCGT contains:
- a CDS encoding U32 family peptidase, with the translated sequence MHIALGPLLYYWPRQDVLRFYAAVAQSCVDIVYLGEAVCSRRHELRLADWLALAQELRQAGKEVVLSTQVLLESGSDVAAMRKVVENGVFLVEANDMGAVGCLHGQGPFVAGPHLNIYNLPTLQWMVRAGAQRWVVPLEMGQADLALVLSEGGATVQTEVFAFGRLPLAFSARCFTARHYDVPKDDCRFRCIDHPDGLLVRTREDAPFLVLNGIQTQSDHVHSLLGECMQLRAMGVHAVRVSPQSQHTLRIVELFRTVIDGNTPVVDAMEEVTTLMGGRPCNGYWYGKPGMEWVRPASS
- the ubiU gene encoding ubiquinone anaerobic biosynthesis protein UbiU, yielding MTFSADSQAGHRRVAAVPIELVCPAGSLPALKAAVDAGADAVYLGFRDATNARNFAGLNFDAASMTAGLRYAQERGCKVFVTLNTYPQARAVQVWQDAVDQAAARGVDAIILADPGLMEYAARRHPQLRLHLSVQGSATNYEAIELYRRHFGVARAVLPRVLSIVQVEQVLDKTAVEIEIFGFGSLCVMVEGRCALSSYVTGEAPNTHGVCSPAKAVRWIETEQGRESRLNGVLIDRYAPGESAGYPTLCKGRFDVEGERNVYAIEEPTSLNTLALLPELLRIGVRAIKVEGRQRSPAYVAQVAAVWRAAIDDCVRNPARYAPRPEWVAALDRVAEGQQHTLGAYHRPWK